In Aegilops tauschii subsp. strangulata cultivar AL8/78 chromosome 3, Aet v6.0, whole genome shotgun sequence, one genomic interval encodes:
- the LOC109786871 gene encoding uncharacterized protein, whose protein sequence is MAVPRYAYLKMKMPGPKGIITIAGDYQKSLKCVAASSRLAVSLVIAEEKRLLHRAVAMSSEQPAMPDDPKDAEAGASFQPAKETKKIILDPAHPESYTIIGSNLDSK, encoded by the coding sequence atggcggtGCCGCgttatgcctacctgaagatgaagatgccgggtccCAAGGGCATCATCACCATTGCCGGCGACTACCAGAAGTCGCTCAAGTGCGTGGCTGCCAGTAGCCGGCTAGCCGTGTCCCTCGTCATCGCCGAAGAGAAGCGTCTCCTTCACCGGGCTGTGGCCATGTCCAGCGAGCAGCCAGCCATGCCAGATGACCCCAAGGACGCGGAGGCCGGGgcctccttccagccggccaaggaaaccaAGAAGATCATCTTGGACCCGGCGCACCCGGAGAGCTACACTATCATAGGTTccaaccttgacagcaaatag